In Arachis stenosperma cultivar V10309 chromosome 1, arast.V10309.gnm1.PFL2, whole genome shotgun sequence, one DNA window encodes the following:
- the LOC130982949 gene encoding uncharacterized protein LOC130982949 — MIIQVQNLIERCLLFHMSQDQCIKALAEHAGIKPLVTLTVWKELQKENKEFFRDYFQVTTPTRKPFFSRYCKRGPSSARRKNWK; from the exons ATGATAATACAGGTTCAGAATCTTATAGAGAGATGCTTGCTATTTCATATGAGTCAAGATCAGTGCATAAAGGCACTAGCTGAACATGCAGGAATTAAGCCACTTGTTACGCTTACAG TGTGGAAAGAACTGCAAAAGGAGAATAAGGAATTCTTTAGGGACTATTTTCAAGTTACTACTCCAACCAGAAAGCCATTCTTCA GCAGATATTGTAAAAGGGGACCAAGTTCAGCAAGAAGGAAAAACTGGAAGTAA